Proteins from a single region of Ziziphus jujuba cultivar Dongzao chromosome 1, ASM3175591v1:
- the LOC107416646 gene encoding L10-interacting MYB domain-containing protein-like yields MSTIENDGGGDSTLWGATNENIYIDVMVDLINKGGMKDGQFSSKEWNNMLEAINNKSKRNYNMKQIKQKFNRLRSKHHEFSELLQQTGFDWDAETNTMNAIEEMWQNYIHVHPKATQFRKKGCEHYKLLRIIFNKLTATGVFHHASTSDPPNTDVEMELEAESAHVSTSRDDPLYTLDKLTSNLKKCTASSSSKRRSKKETRSQQMSDAI; encoded by the exons ATGTCCACTATAGaaaatgatggtggtggtgATTCAACTCTATGGGGTgctaccaatgaaaatatttatatagatgttaTGGTAGATTTGATAAATAAAGGTGGTATGAAAGATGGTCAGTTCAGTTCAAAGGAATGGAATAATATGCTTGAAGCTATAAATAATAAGTCTAAAAGAAACTACAACATGAAGCAAATTAAGCAGAAATTCAATAGGCTTCGAAGTAAGCATCATGAGTTTAGTGAGTTGTTGCAACAAACTGGATTTGATTGGGATGCTGAAACTAATACTATGAATGCTATAGAGGAAATGTGGCAAAACTATATACAC gtGCATCCTAAAGCAACTCAATTTCGAAAGAAAGGATGTGAGCATTACAAGCTATTAAGAATTATATTTAACAAGTTAACTGCTACTGGAGTGTTTCATCATGCATCTACTAGTGATCCACCCAATACTGATGTTGAGATGGAATTGGAGGCTGAGAGTGCACATGTTAGCACTAGTCGTGATGATCCTCTTTATACTCTCGATAAATTAACAAGCAATTTGAAAAAATGCACTGCATCATCTAGCTCAAAACGTagaagtaaaaaggaaactagGTCGCAACAAATGAGTGATGCAATCTAA
- the LOC125423007 gene encoding uncharacterized protein LOC125423007, with amino-acid sequence MMFTFLYTGWEGTANDSRVFLDAITRSKNKFPLPKEGEYYVIDSGFPCTVGFLPPFRCERYHLQEYHGRGRQPRGSKELFNYRHSSLRNVIERCFGVLKVRFQILKMMPPYKQSRQPLTVIACCTLHNFIRKWAYNDVMFRQWEEEEQEIEDEEAGTSGSNNSIDLSDEATTAMVAYRNQLSQVMWHEYVSNM; translated from the exons ATGATGTTTACTTTCCTTTATACTGGTTGGGAGGGCACTGCAAATGATTCAAGAGTTTTTCTTGATGCAATTACAAGATCTAAGAATAAATTTCCATTACCTAAAGAAG GTGAATATTATGTTATTGATTCTGGATTTCCCTGTACCGTGGGTTTTCTTCCTCCATTTCGATGTGAAAGATATCATTTGCAAGAATACCATGGTAGAGGTCGCCAACCAAGAGGATCAAAAGAATTGTTTAATTATAGGCATTCTTCACTTAGAAATGTTATTGAACGTTGTTTTGGTGTGTTGAAAGTgcggtttcaaattttaaaaatgatgccACCTTATAAACAAAGTAGACAACCTTTGACAGTTATAGCTTGTTGTACACTACATAATTTCATTCGAAAGTGGGCATACAATGATGTTATGTTTAGAcaatgggaagaagaagaacaagagattgaagatgaagaagctgGTACAAGTGGATCAAACAATAGTATAGATTTGTCAGACGAAGCAACAACAGCTATGGTAGCTTATCGAAATCAGCTTTCACAAGTAATGTGGCATGAATATGTTAGTAATAtgtaa